In Pyrus communis chromosome 15, drPyrComm1.1, whole genome shotgun sequence, the genomic stretch CAATTGATTTGGAATACTGCTACAACGACGTTTACTAGATTCTCTAGTTGTATTCCGACTCCCATTTCCATGCATTTGAATCTTGTTAGTTTTTGTTGTGTTTGGCTTGATCCTCAATTAAATGCGCAAATGCTACAAAATGCATGTGTGAATTAGGtcaattattgatttttttctttgcaTTTGAATCTCTTTAATAAATTCGAGTATTCTTAATATGGTATCGTCAAATGTAAAATAAGGGcttgtttgaaatttcttttaaaatgattgaaaacatttttaaagaaagtgcttttgaaactaaTCATTTGTAAATATGTAactaaacccaaaaaaaaacactcGAGGTGTTTACTACAAGAAGCACAAAACTGATGCTTCAAAAAGtatttcaagtgcttttgaaatccaaaaatcatttcaccaaaaacacattcaatcattttaaaagcacttataAATGAGCTTTAAGATTGTGACGAAGAACGTTTTACAACCGAGTTGATCCAATTAAACCCATACAAACCTTGCGGAATATTGGGCTTGAATTCCCTTGTAATCTGGGCCTTGAAACCAACATTCACCGAGACGATGGTTTGGTTTGGGCCACAAATTATAGAATTCCATTTTTACCCTTCCCTTATATTAAAACTGAAACAGCGCCGGTTTTCGTCAGTCTTCGCGCTGTTAGGGTTTTCGCTGTTTTGCTCTCTGCTGTAAACTTCGCGGCGGATCTCCAAGCTCGCAAAAATGGTGACTTCTTCTCTCTATCTCCTCTCTCGCTCTCTAACTGCCATTAATGGAAAATGATTGAGTTtctgatgggttttttttttggtaaatatgCGCAGCCGTCGCACAAGAGCTTCATGATCAAGAAGAAGCTGGCGAAGAAGATGAGGCAGAACAGGCCCATCCCTCACTGGATCCGTATGAGGACCGACAACACCATCAGGTCCATAAATACTTCTCCATTTACTCCAATTTTCGtttaattatttcttaattttctcttaattttgaTTTGGTTCTTGATCGGTTCCCAGATGCTTATAATTTTTCGGTTTTTTCCGTGTTGTGGATCAGGTACAATGCGAAACGCAGGCACTGGCGCCGCACCAAGCTCGGATTCTGAGGTGCTTTGCTCCCAAATTTTCAATGGCAATTTAGCATATTTTGTGCTTTTGATTTAGgggttttagtttttggttCTGACCTTGTTGAGAATCCATGGAGTTGTAAGAACTCATAAGAGTCTTTAAATCTCAGAAGTGCTTTTATCTTCCCCTCTTTAAATTTCAGAAGTGCTTTTAGCTTCCCCTTGAATTCTTGATTAAAGCTATCTGCTGGAGAATCGTGTTTTCCTTTTCCTTGTGTTCTATGAACTTAGTACATACAACAATTGCTTGAttggtaatttggtaattagGGTTGGATCGGAGTggatatatattaatttcaaGGTAGGCTGTTGAATTGATTTTTCATTTGGGGTGTAAACTTATACCTTTTAATTTCCGGAAATTcggattttttaattataattgataaatattatttatcatttttataaCTTATAAATCTTAGAAAGAATAAATTTTCTTCACGATTAATCGCATTTTAATATTCTCCAAAAGAAAATCATTCGCCTCTCGCTTTAACATACCTTGAATTCATGTTGCCCACAAGTATCCGATCCTAAATATCGAAATTTCGTAgttaaatttattcattttctttccaATGCTTTTAGAAAGTCGGGTGCAAAATCATATCCtgcatttaatttcaaaaacacttgaattgttttttcaagattcattatcattttgttaaggattagttttagaaatatttttattaaaatcgcttttagttattttaaaaatattttgaggGGCGCGGAAGTGGAAATGATTATGCATTTGATGGTGGTCAGAATTATAACCAAGGGGTTTGTAGTTTAAAGTGAGTAAGAGAAGGGACGTTGAAAGATCAATTTGTAATGGTGAAGTCTTTCATTAGAATAACCATATTAGAAGTAGGAGATTGATGCTGAACAATACAATGAGCTTTGAGCTCGCTATTTATAGATAGTGAACTTAACTTATGATCTACAAACGTAAAACACTACGGTATTTCAGTTTCCTTCTGGTCATTATTGTATGATTTTTACGCTCCGTAAATTAAGTTCATTGTGCTATGTAAAATTCTGTCCCCTAGCATATAAACCTCCCTTGGGCATTTTCTTGTGTGCTTTGGAGTGTGAtgtttgtgacatcccacattatccagggaagtgatccttaaatgtatattcttatccctacttagcacgaggccttttgagagttcagtggcttcgggtttcatgggaactccgaagttaagcgagtagcgcgcgagagcactcccaggatgggtgacccattgggaagttctcgtgtgagttcccaaaaacaaaactatgagggcgtggttggggcccaaagtggacaatatcgtgttacggcggtggagcgggcccgggaagtgattcgtcccggtccgggatgtgacatatttaATTGTAAGAGAAATTGTAGCAATTGTCTCTTAAATTGTAGTAATTGTCTcttaattttaacccaattagagtAATAAAATTTTAGCCAAAAATTTGTGATTATTGGTCCATTAAGTTATCAAAACGTGCATGTATAgtccttttcgtcaactccaTTACAACTTTCGTCAAAATGAGTTACATGCTGTACACATGAGGTCGAGTTAAGGAacaaatatggaaaaccaaatgagaaaattgtagtaaCGGTCTCTCAATCTTAATTCAATTAGAGAAATGatcctttaattttaatttaattgaagCATGATCTCACAATTATATCTAATTGTAATAATAATTCTTCCAACATGATCCATTTTGATTGAAATCCGATAGAGTtacaaaaaaaatctataacTCTACGTCTTCACGAGTTAAAAAACTAACGATGACGATAACAATTTTGAAGTGACGTTGTGAAGTTCCGTTCTTACCCACAACGACAACGATTCCAAATCTATAACgacaaaaaaaaatctcactcTGATGCTCGCAAAACCAAAACCCACTTATCCCAGCCAATAGAAGCAAACCAACGAAAGATCACCTCGCTCAAACGGCTGAGTCCTCCTCTTCGTGTTCATCgccctcctcctctctctctctcggtgaGTTCTCCTAATCACTCGCATTTTAATCCGCCTGAATCTGGTTAATCACATCTTAATCGTCATCTCTTTAGCTCTTGATTTGCTCCTGGATCACgtaattaatcaatttttttgGCTCATCGTTTTTTCTGGTGTTTGTTATCTTATCTCGATTGCCGAATTCAGATGGCTTCAGCGATGCTGTCCTTAGCTTCGGTCTCGCCGTCGGCTTCTCTGTCCACTCAAGAGACTCCCAAGGTACTACCGCACTTTTGATCGTTTCGTAATTAATTCCGATTTTCGTCTTCTTCTTTGATCttactgtttggttgccgagaaaatgtTGAGTTTCCCTGAAAACTGAGATGGTGTGTGATTTTGTTCTCGGAATCTCGGAAATCGAAATTGAAATCGAAGTACTGAACGTGTTTGGTGTGTATTTTGAACAGGGGAAGTTGAAGCTTGGGAGCACTTCTTGGAGCTTGAACAAGGAAAGAAACTGTCTGTTTGCGAAGACAGAGGTATGTGCTGTGAGCTGCTATGGCTATTTCGTGGGCATTTATTGACTTTTTGCTTTGACATTGATGCTAATGCGGTGTTGTTTTGGTTTCTGTAGTCTTTTGGTAGGGTATCTATGGTAGCTGCCGTGAATGTCTCTAAATTCGAGGGTGTAACGATGGCCCCGCCTGATCCAATTCTCGGAGTTTCTGAAGCATTCAAGGCTAGCACAAACGAGTCAAAGCTCAACCTTGGAGTTGGGGCATATCGAACGGAAGATCTTCAGCCATACGTGCTTGATGTTGTTAAGAAGGTCAGATCGCTATCCTCCACAAAATACGAAAATCTTTTGCTAATGAGTTATGAGATTCCACTTGATACTCCTAGGAATCGAAAGCTAattattgtatttgtttttgttcttgctGTTCAATCTGAGATTCCAATTCAAAGCGACACGATTTGCTTTTGTAGGCAGAGAATCTTATGATTGAGAGGGGGGAAAACAAAGAGGTAAGCATACTCAACAATGTAACTGATCTGAATTTTTTCTTCGTAAAATTAAGATTTACTAACTTCAATATATTTACAATCATGTAGTACCTCCCAATAGAAGGTTTGGCAGCATTCAACAAAGTGACTGCAGAGTTATTATTTGGAGCAGACAACCCAGTAATAAAGCAACAGAGAGTAAGCAAGAAATCGGAGCTCATAAAATAAATCATGCAGTACATCTCTTTGATCTTATCTTGGTctattaattgtttatttttcattttttgaagcTAGCAACTGTCCAAGGTCTATCAGGAACTGGTTCTCTTCGCCTTGCTGGGGCTTTTATCGAACGATATTTTCCAGGGGCAAAAGTTTTGATATCATCTCCAACCTGGGGTCTGTATTGTCACTTCTGTATTATTATAAGACTGTCTCAAGATTACTAATTTGTCATATCTAAGTCTAACATAAT encodes the following:
- the LOC137718300 gene encoding large ribosomal subunit protein eL39z/eL39x → MPSHKSFMIKKKLAKKMRQNRPIPHWIRMRTDNTIRYNAKRRHWRRTKLGF